The following are encoded in a window of Nocardioides houyundeii genomic DNA:
- a CDS encoding sensor histidine kinase produces MGPARSGGAVSKGIHLLQDPRLGRLYELMRRVNSSTDTAGVLEEIVAGVTDGLGYGVAAISRIQGDTLVVSTFSGPEHYRAQVLGRRRPVQLILDAFDQADEWGIIRYVPRGRVAGEFLEGMWVPDCDPVEGADAWHPGDALFGPLYAPTGELLGIMSVDRPPGGRVPDQQQRELLEMFVVQAGLALSHAQHRARLAEQLVVGEMLTKVALAGSLVDLDLVLEAAVRAVAEGLDSCQTWLRCFPETLNGSWEHAAGYPAPNAVTAGIQTLLGDLVRLSEADHGFPIEVGLEPDPSDLLPMSGQALQHKMRLHDATQAAVCPMLVGRDVLGYLVVMRSADQPALTPPQRAGLAEVGRTLGPLVLNARLRSTEQRLLAELQELDRYKGELIATISHELKTPLTSIMGHTELLEDGASLDVSLPAITRNAHRLQGLIDNLLSYSRLQEKRSPARQEVDLAGLVRGSIETLAVQLDRQALSVSLDAPHGPVSVVGDPEELRRVCDNLLGNAVKYSRPGGRVSVQVGGDADGAWLSVSDQGLGISRQDQVHLFSAFHRSSNPEALSIPGTGLGLAISRRIVELHEGTVTVDSTLGQGSTFTVRLPRRPDSPRLG; encoded by the coding sequence ATGGGCCCGGCCCGGAGTGGGGGAGCAGTGTCCAAGGGGATCCATCTCCTTCAGGACCCACGCCTGGGGCGCCTCTACGAGCTGATGCGGCGGGTCAACTCCTCCACCGACACCGCCGGGGTGCTGGAGGAGATCGTCGCCGGCGTCACCGATGGGCTGGGCTACGGTGTGGCGGCCATCTCCCGTATCCAGGGCGACACCCTGGTGGTGTCCACCTTCTCCGGACCGGAGCACTACCGCGCGCAGGTGCTCGGCAGGCGGCGCCCTGTCCAGCTCATCCTGGACGCGTTCGACCAGGCTGACGAGTGGGGGATCATCCGCTACGTCCCCCGCGGGCGGGTCGCCGGTGAGTTCCTCGAGGGAATGTGGGTCCCCGACTGCGACCCGGTGGAGGGCGCCGACGCCTGGCATCCCGGAGACGCCCTCTTCGGGCCGTTGTACGCCCCCACGGGCGAGCTGCTCGGCATCATGTCCGTGGACCGCCCGCCCGGTGGCCGGGTCCCGGACCAGCAGCAGCGTGAGCTGCTCGAGATGTTCGTGGTGCAGGCCGGGCTGGCCCTCTCCCACGCCCAGCACCGGGCCCGGCTGGCCGAGCAGCTGGTGGTGGGGGAGATGCTCACCAAGGTCGCCCTGGCCGGCAGCCTCGTCGACCTCGACCTGGTGCTCGAGGCGGCGGTTCGGGCGGTGGCGGAAGGGCTGGACAGCTGTCAGACGTGGCTGCGGTGCTTCCCCGAGACCCTGAACGGCTCCTGGGAGCACGCCGCTGGCTACCCCGCGCCCAACGCGGTCACCGCGGGCATCCAGACCCTGCTCGGCGACCTGGTCCGGCTGAGCGAGGCCGACCACGGGTTCCCGATCGAGGTCGGGCTGGAACCGGACCCCAGCGACCTGCTGCCGATGAGCGGGCAGGCACTGCAGCACAAGATGCGTCTGCACGACGCCACCCAGGCCGCCGTCTGCCCGATGCTGGTGGGCCGGGACGTGCTCGGCTACCTCGTGGTGATGCGGTCCGCCGACCAGCCGGCCCTGACCCCGCCCCAGCGAGCCGGCCTGGCGGAGGTGGGCCGGACGCTGGGCCCGCTGGTGCTCAACGCCCGGCTGCGCAGCACCGAGCAGCGGCTGCTGGCCGAGCTCCAGGAGCTGGACCGCTACAAGGGCGAGCTGATCGCCACCATCTCCCACGAGCTGAAGACCCCGCTGACCTCCATCATGGGTCACACCGAGCTGCTCGAGGACGGAGCCAGTCTCGACGTCTCCCTGCCGGCGATCACCCGCAACGCCCACCGGCTCCAGGGGCTCATCGACAACCTCCTGAGCTACTCCCGCCTGCAGGAGAAGCGCTCCCCGGCCCGGCAGGAAGTTGACCTGGCGGGCCTGGTCCGGGGCAGCATCGAGACCCTCGCGGTCCAGCTGGACCGCCAGGCCCTCTCCGTCTCCCTGGACGCACCGCACGGACCCGTGAGCGTCGTCGGCGACCCGGAGGAGCTGCGTCGGGTGTGCGACAACCTCCTGGGCAACGCGGTGAAGTACTCCCGACCGGGCGGACGGGTGAGCGTGCAGGTCGGCGGCGACGCCGACGGGGCGTGGCTCTCCGTGTCCGACCAGGGGCTGGGCATCTCGCGACAGGACCAGGTCCACCTGTTCTCGGCCTTCCACCGCTCGTCCAACCCGGAAGCGCTGTCCATCCCCGGCACGGGACTGGGACTGGCGATCTCACGGCGCATCGTCGAGCTGCACGAGGGCACCGTCACGGTGGACTCCACCCTGGGCCAGGGCAGCACCTTCACGGTCAGACTGCCGCGGCGACCCGATTCCCCGCGCCTGGGCTGA
- the cydD gene encoding thiol reductant ABC exporter subunit CydD, with product MKPVDPALLPHLLPARRPLALGLAASITVGLLAVAQAVAAGLLVVRLVTEPGAGQWHGPALALAVVVALRAGAGYVVDVSGARAATLVSTTLRRRLLAAAAAMDPWELSRHRTGELAALATRGTAAVEPYLTRYLPSLVLAAVLPVTTVAAIFALDWLAGLIVVATLPLVPVFAILIGLSTRDRAARQWRELATLSGHFLDVVRGLPTLVAHRRAAAQSASIRGITDRYRRATLDTLRIAFASSAALELLATISVALVAVTVGLRLASGGIDFETALIVLLLAPEAYWPWRRVGAEFHSAAEGTATFEAANELLRSGTAPSSVAGSEASTAAGPHGRSLGTPVHLELDRVGFTYPDRRQRALDPVSARLPATGLVAVTGASGAGKSTLLAVLSGELAPTLGTVRVNGQDLADLSREVWRSTLATAPQRPWLSAGTVAENLRVARPGADDAQLWRALEAVDLGEVVAGLEAGLSTPLGEDGAGLSAGQRARLALARVVLADRPVMLLDEPSAHLDAATEAVLLDTLRSLARTALVIVVAHRDQVAAAADLVLTLRAPDGLPAADPGPATVVAEPRAVVAEPEIVVAEPGATAAGKAPIDVAPGRHARFGSRTATALGALSVTSGVALTATAAWLITRASEHPPC from the coding sequence ATGAAGCCGGTGGATCCCGCCCTCCTGCCCCACCTGCTGCCGGCCCGGCGCCCCCTGGCGCTGGGCCTGGCCGCCAGCATCACGGTGGGACTGCTCGCCGTCGCCCAGGCCGTGGCGGCCGGCCTGCTGGTGGTGCGCCTGGTCACCGAGCCGGGCGCGGGCCAGTGGCACGGCCCGGCCCTGGCGCTGGCCGTGGTGGTGGCGCTGCGGGCCGGCGCCGGCTACGTGGTGGACGTCAGCGGTGCTCGGGCCGCGACCCTGGTCTCGACCACATTGCGCCGTCGCCTGCTGGCGGCCGCGGCTGCGATGGACCCGTGGGAGCTGAGCCGGCACCGCACCGGTGAGCTCGCTGCCCTGGCCACCCGCGGCACGGCTGCGGTCGAGCCCTACCTCACCCGCTACCTGCCGTCGCTGGTCCTGGCGGCGGTGCTGCCGGTGACCACGGTGGCGGCGATCTTCGCCCTCGACTGGCTCGCGGGCCTGATCGTGGTGGCCACCCTGCCCCTGGTGCCGGTGTTCGCGATCCTGATCGGCTTGAGCACCCGCGACCGGGCCGCCCGCCAGTGGCGAGAGCTGGCCACGCTCTCGGGCCACTTCCTCGACGTGGTCCGCGGGCTGCCGACCCTGGTCGCGCACCGCCGGGCAGCCGCCCAGTCCGCCTCGATCCGCGGCATCACCGACCGGTACCGCCGGGCCACCCTGGATACCCTGCGGATCGCCTTCGCCTCCTCGGCCGCCCTGGAGCTCCTCGCGACCATCTCGGTCGCCCTGGTCGCGGTGACCGTGGGCCTGCGGCTGGCCAGCGGAGGCATCGACTTCGAGACCGCCCTGATCGTGCTGCTGCTCGCGCCCGAGGCCTACTGGCCCTGGCGGCGGGTCGGGGCGGAGTTCCACTCCGCCGCCGAGGGCACCGCCACCTTCGAGGCAGCTAACGAGCTGCTGCGCTCCGGTACGGCGCCGTCCTCGGTCGCCGGGTCCGAGGCCTCCACCGCTGCAGGGCCCCACGGGAGATCGCTCGGCACGCCCGTCCACCTGGAGCTGGACCGCGTCGGCTTCACCTACCCGGACCGCCGCCAGAGGGCGCTGGACCCCGTCTCCGCCCGGTTGCCGGCCACCGGCCTCGTTGCGGTGACCGGTGCCTCCGGCGCCGGCAAGTCGACCCTGCTCGCGGTGCTCTCGGGCGAGCTCGCGCCGACCCTCGGCACCGTCCGGGTCAACGGCCAGGACCTCGCCGACCTCTCCCGGGAGGTCTGGCGATCCACCCTGGCCACCGCTCCCCAGCGCCCCTGGCTGAGCGCCGGGACGGTGGCCGAGAACCTCCGGGTGGCGCGCCCCGGAGCCGACGACGCCCAGCTGTGGCGCGCCCTGGAGGCCGTGGACCTGGGCGAGGTCGTCGCTGGGCTTGAGGCGGGGCTCAGCACGCCGCTGGGCGAGGACGGGGCCGGTCTCTCCGCAGGCCAGCGGGCTCGCCTCGCCCTGGCGCGGGTGGTGCTCGCGGACCGTCCCGTGATGCTGCTGGACGAGCCCAGCGCCCACCTGGACGCCGCCACGGAGGCGGTCCTGCTGGACACGCTGCGGTCCCTGGCACGCACGGCCCTGGTGATCGTGGTGGCACACCGCGACCAGGTTGCCGCCGCCGCGGACCTGGTGCTCACCCTGCGCGCTCCCGATGGCCTGCCGGCTGCGGACCCCGGGCCCGCGACCGTCGTGGCCGAGCCCCGGGCTGTCGTGGCGGAGCCCGAGATTGTCGTGGCTGAGCCCGGGGCGACGGCCGCCGGGAAGGCGCCGATCGACGTCGCCCCCGGCCGTCACGCCCGGTTCGGCTCCCGGACCGCGACCGCGCTGGGGGCGCTCTCGGTCACCTCCGGCGTCGCCCTGACCGCGACCGCCGCCTGGCTGATCACTCGCGCGTCCGAGCATCCCCCGTGCTGA
- the cydC gene encoding thiol reductant ABC exporter subunit CydC — MLMVAIVGVRTFGLARPVLRYAERLVSHDAALRMLAQRRASVYDALVPLVPGRLGVRRGDLLTRVVDDVDALVDEELRVRQPRQTSALVGATAIVLAALVAPLAGLVTGAICAVAWLAHLVTGRRVAVAEPAFVTARAEVSTRVEHILASLRQLELWQATASELDGLAAAGRRLGAAAQRSVRATAAARAVTTLACGAGLVLMATGLSGALGRGELSPAMTALLVMLPLALEDALSPLADAAAVAVRTRAARARLDALTAQPPAVAPDVPGAARDLGHPRLELREVRAGWGERPVVEVAQLDLPVGGRVGLVGPSGSGKSTVAALLLRFLDPASGAVLVDGTDARALRGDDVRARVGLVDDDPHVFGSTVAENVRLARPDAGDAEVTDALVRAHLGAWLAELPHGLDTMVGDGHAHVSGGERARLAVARSLLADQPVLILDEPTAHLDAETAQAVTDELLGQPGRSILWITHGVVGLDAMDQVVRLGPREPVSPGAGNRVAAAV, encoded by the coding sequence ATGCTGATGGTCGCGATCGTCGGGGTCCGGACCTTCGGGCTCGCCCGGCCGGTGCTGCGGTACGCCGAACGGCTGGTCTCCCACGACGCAGCACTGCGGATGCTGGCCCAGCGACGGGCGAGTGTGTACGACGCCCTGGTCCCCCTGGTGCCAGGGCGACTCGGCGTACGCCGTGGCGATCTCCTGACCAGGGTGGTGGACGACGTCGACGCCCTCGTCGACGAGGAGCTCCGGGTCCGCCAGCCGCGGCAGACCTCAGCGCTGGTCGGGGCGACCGCGATCGTGCTGGCCGCACTCGTGGCGCCACTGGCGGGTCTGGTCACCGGGGCGATCTGCGCCGTCGCCTGGCTCGCGCACCTGGTGACCGGGCGTCGCGTCGCGGTGGCCGAGCCGGCCTTCGTGACGGCCAGAGCCGAGGTCTCGACGCGGGTGGAGCACATCCTGGCCAGCCTCCGTCAGCTCGAGCTGTGGCAGGCCACCGCCTCGGAGCTGGACGGGCTGGCCGCCGCGGGTCGGCGCCTCGGCGCGGCAGCCCAGCGCTCGGTCCGGGCCACCGCCGCGGCGCGGGCGGTCACCACGCTGGCCTGTGGGGCGGGACTGGTGCTGATGGCCACCGGGCTGTCGGGCGCGCTGGGCCGGGGCGAGCTGTCGCCCGCGATGACGGCGCTGCTGGTGATGCTGCCACTGGCTCTGGAGGACGCCCTCTCACCGCTGGCCGACGCCGCAGCGGTGGCGGTGCGCACCCGCGCCGCCCGTGCCAGGCTGGACGCGCTGACCGCCCAGCCGCCCGCGGTGGCGCCCGACGTGCCCGGCGCTGCCCGGGACCTGGGCCATCCCCGCCTCGAGCTCCGCGAGGTCCGCGCCGGATGGGGAGAGCGTCCGGTGGTGGAGGTGGCACAGCTGGACCTGCCTGTCGGAGGACGGGTCGGGCTGGTCGGTCCCTCGGGCAGCGGGAAGTCCACGGTGGCCGCCCTGCTGCTGCGGTTCCTTGATCCCGCCTCCGGCGCCGTGCTGGTCGACGGCACCGACGCCCGCGCCCTCCGGGGCGACGACGTCCGAGCCCGGGTCGGCCTGGTCGACGACGACCCGCACGTCTTCGGCTCCACGGTCGCCGAGAACGTGCGCCTGGCGCGCCCCGACGCCGGGGACGCGGAGGTGACCGACGCCCTGGTGCGAGCCCACCTGGGCGCCTGGCTCGCGGAGCTGCCGCACGGTCTGGACACCATGGTCGGCGACGGGCACGCCCACGTCTCCGGGGGTGAGCGGGCCAGGCTGGCCGTGGCCCGGAGCCTGCTCGCCGACCAGCCGGTCCTGATCCTCGACGAACCGACCGCGCACCTGGACGCCGAGACGGCGCAGGCGGTCACCGATGAGCTGCTCGGCCAGCCCGGCCGTTCGATCCTGTGGATCACCCACGGCGTCGTGGGTCTGGACGCCATGGACCAGGTCGTGCGGCTGGGCCCCCGCGAGCCCGTCAGCCCAGGCGCGGGGAATCGGGTCGCCGCGGCAGTCTGA